The Micromonospora sp. NBC_00421 genome contains a region encoding:
- a CDS encoding FAD-dependent monooxygenase codes for MPTRWASRRRASRRFSRTGWRNSGEGSAGTGRLTGFDQDDDGVTVYGPEQLRARYLIGCDGGRSAVRKLLGVEFAGTDATRWTAVADVVCGPGAAQPPVGWSLAGMAPRRRADGTFARIVPLGEPGLYRFVYSDAAEGDVASEDVADRLHGGHGLGEPTVPQVPGCPTGPRREIPRAAVPYQDRIAATVTDTLPWVDVQAVLIRPDGYVCWTAPGEDMTGALRKWFETGA; via the coding sequence ATCCCTACCAGGTGGGCGTCCCGCAGGCGCGCGTCGAGGAGATTCTCCAGGACCGGCTGGCGGAACTCGGGGGAAGGGTCCGCCGGAACTGGGCGGCTGACCGGGTTCGATCAGGATGACGACGGTGTCACCGTCTATGGCCCCGAACAACTGCGAGCGCGGTACCTGATCGGATGCGACGGCGGCCGTAGCGCGGTACGCAAACTGCTCGGCGTCGAGTTCGCCGGCACCGACGCCACTCGGTGGACCGCCGTAGCCGACGTCGTATGCGGCCCGGGCGCGGCGCAGCCACCGGTCGGCTGGTCGCTGGCGGGCATGGCGCCCCGTCGCCGGGCGGATGGGACCTTCGCCCGCATTGTGCCGCTCGGGGAACCAGGGCTGTATCGGTTCGTCTATTCCGATGCGGCAGAAGGAGATGTCGCGAGCGAGGACGTCGCCGACCGACTTCACGGCGGGCACGGGCTGGGCGAGCCAACTGTTCCACAAGTGCCAGGGTGTCCTACTGGCCCGCGACGAGAGATACCTCGCGCCGCTGTGCCCTACCAGGATCGGATCGCCGCCACGGTGACTGACACGTTGCCCTGGGTGGATGTTCAGGCAGTTCTGATCAGACCGGACGGATACGTGTGCTGGACCGCCCCGGGCGAAGACATGACCGGCGCGTTACGGAAATGGTTCGAGACCGGTGCATGA